In a genomic window of Melitaea cinxia chromosome 27, ilMelCinx1.1, whole genome shotgun sequence:
- the LOC123666767 gene encoding UDP-glucosyltransferase 2-like, with the protein MKLLLLLLSAVAAAHGYNILCIHTVPSKSHFQLMKGIVDPLVKAGHQVTMMTTFPDTTSQKNLKYVDVSNIMKVMPTNVNMMDRGSQDMSLVMAMARNISRLAIETPAVREMLVKEQFDAVVSEWFFSDVDSGYAAVQEVPWILLSGMVMHTHIEHLVDAVRSVPTIPALMNDAGIPMDFYARLKNTFAYLFMTFATLKDYPMVKSNYDAYFTPIAKARGVTLQPFDEAVHNISILFVNSHPSFAPAHSLPPNVIEIAGYHIPEDTPPLPEDLQLLLDSSSRGVIYFSMGSVLKSTQLPEKVKKDIISIFADLPYTVLWKFEDKLDNLPKNVHIRPWFPQTSVLAHNNVKVFITHGGLLSTLESLKFGVPVIAIPVFGDQPSNAMRCVREGHALMVTFSSDMGEELRAALNEMLGNDKYYKRAKYLSKLFQSRPVTPTKLIQHYVELAIESKGAHHLRSKSLLYSWYQLWMLDQIGLLLLILYIIYRVFKIIGSFFKKENVKKKQKRN; encoded by the exons ATGAAGCTGCTTCTACTTTTGCTGTCAGCTGTTGCGGCAGCGCACGGGTACAATATCCTGTGCATTCACACAGTACCCTCGAAAAGCCACTTTCAATTAATGAAGGGTATCGTTGACCCGCTTGTGAAAGCTGGTCACCAG gtaacaatgATGACAACATTCCCAGACACGACATCACAAAAGAATTTAAAGTACGTCGACGTTAGTAATATTATGAAAGTTATGCCGA caaatgtaaATATGATGGATCGCGGCAGTCAAGACATGAGCCTAGTTATGGCAATGGCAAGGAACATTTCTCGGTTGGCGATCGAAACGCCTGCAGTTCGGGAGATGTTAGTTAAGGAACAGTTTGACGCTGTCGTCTCGGAGTGGTTCTTCTCGGACGTTGATTCTGG ATACGCAGCTGTCCAGGAAGTACCATGGATCCTCCTCAGCGGCATGGTGATGCACACCCACATAGAGCACTTAGTGGATGCAGTTCGATCCGTGCCCACCATACCAGCGCTCATGAACGACGCTGGCATACCAATGGACTTCTACGCACGGCTTAAGAACACATTCGCGTACCTGTTCATGACATTTGCAACATT AAAGGACTACCCCATGGTTAAATCCAACTATGATGCATACTTTACCCCCATCGCAAAGGCAAGAGGAGTAACCCTCCAACCCTTCGACGAAGCCGTCCACAACATCTCCATACTCTTTGTGAATTCGCACCCCTCCTTCGCACCCGCGCACAGTTTACCCCCCAATGTCATCGAAATAGCAGGATACCATATACCAGAAGACACGCCACCGTTACCTgag GACCTTCAACTTCTCCTCGACTCATCATCCCGGGGTGTGATCTACTTCAGCATGGGGTCTGTGCTTAAGTCTACTCAATTACCAGAAAAGGTGAAAAAAGACATAATCTCGATCTTCGCCGACCTACCTTACACGGTGCTCTGGAAGTTTGAAGATAAGCTGGACAACTTGCCCAAGAATGTTCACATCCGACCCTGGTTCCCGCAGACTAGTGTACttg CTCACAACAACGTAAAAGTGTTCATAACACACGGAGGTCTCCTCAGCACTTTGGAGTCACTCAAGTTCGGAGTACCAGTTATAGCGATACCAGTGTTTGGAGACCAGCCGTCGAACGCGATGCGCTGCGTGAGGGAGGGTCACGCGTTGATGGTGACCTTCTCCTCGGATATGGGGGAAGAGTTGAGAGCAGCTTTGAATGAAATGTTGGGGAATGATAA ATACTACAAGCGCGCCAAGTACCTGTCGAAACTGTTTCAAAGTCGACCGGTGACGCCCACGAAACTCATACAGCATTACGTGGAACTGGCCATTGAAAGCAAAG GTGCCCACCATCTCCGCTCAAAGTCTCTCCTGTACTCGTGGTACCAACTTTGGATGCTGGATCAAATCGGATTACTCTTACTCATTCTCTACATCATATATAGAGTATTTAAGATAATTGGCAGTTTCTTCAAGAAAGAGAACgtcaaaaagaaacaaaaaagaaattag